Proteins from a genomic interval of Geotrypetes seraphini chromosome 7, aGeoSer1.1, whole genome shotgun sequence:
- the VRTN gene encoding vertnin isoform X3 — translation MILRQQLVECVLQELQEATECFGLERLTSAAVEAEKMLSSFSLPHVCTRYFQGEMEVDLTAKNLYPEDAPRNMLPLTCKGEGNHLFEAASILLWGNPSLSMELQVRTSVEMLLHRQYYLKGMIDSKVMLQAARFSLCTEESAEMLNLPFSILEAIYDADIKATCFPGTFANMWHVYALASVLHSNIYSIYPMSNLKIRPYFNRLIRPRKCEVEVTTLHIMWSGQRLSRLVFKPQYFVPVVGLEELEPTSPPVELRVQPVKTLELLNSDPLLTYSNLREKYSITKSTFYRWKRQSQEHRKKAATRYEAKHFLQACFQNGDVVPLQHFRQLFPEISRSTYYAWKHEMLQSAFNGHPNPAPRILALQQFTTCCQESVPTDLRPKEIFSLDIDRNGICMQGAKKYLERCIAMNTLLPYRTFKRSFPGISRSTYYNWRRKAIKKNLSFQIPQEASIYQEVSTELKPYLSTVTGHLKIEGDLPSRKGKYLSSIFHLPSPLYIQTKMLRHAAKRHVQKWHLPFCKFRLQYPRISATTYWFWNRTKNLMRKQSHAQIDKSLKQQGPLWPDSSKKLEDGVLNPVSQMDETRRQFEKRSLSPYNATISRCTRPEHSPDTRMFVMDVIATAQFKAQAKLFLQQRFASKTFPSYKEFNMLFPHTARSTYYMWKRALHEGLTLVDA, via the coding sequence ATGATCCTGCGGCAGCAACTGGTTGAGTGTGTACTACAGGAGCTGCAGGAGGCCACTGAATGCTTTGGCTTGGAAAGACTCACTAGTGCAGCTGTGGAAGCTGAGAAAATGTTGTCTTCTTTTTCCCTTCCTCATGTTTGCACCCGATACTTTCAGGGAGAGATGGAAGTTGACCTTACAGCAAAAAATCTCTATCCAGAAGATGCCCCAAGGAATATGCTGCCCCTGACTTGCAAGGGTGAGGGCAATCATTTATTTGAAGCTGCTAGTATACTTCTATGGGGAAACCCAAGTTTGAGCATGGAGTTGCAAGTACGTACATCTGTGGAGATGCTCTTGCACAGACAATATTACCTAAAGGGCATGATTGACTCCAAGGTCATGCTGCAAGCTGCTCGCTTTTCTCTCTGCACAGAGGAGTCAGCTGAGATGCTGAATTTGCCTTTTTCCATTCTGGAAGCAATATATGATGCTGATATTAAGGCCACTTGCTTTCCTGGAACCTTTGCTAACATGTGGCATGTGTATGCACTGGCATCAGTCTTGCATTCCAATATCTACTCCATTTACCCCATGAGTAATCTCAAGATCAGGCCATATTTCAATCGTCTCATACGACCACGAAAGTGTGAGGTGGAGGTTACCACCCTCCACATTATGTGGTCTGGCCAGCGTCTTTCTAGGCTGGTCTTCAAACCACAATATTTTGTCCCAGTGGTAGGGCTAGAGGAACTGGAGCCTACTAGCCCACCTGTGGAGCTCCGTGTCCAGCCAGTGAAGACTTTGGAACTGCTGAACAGTGACCCACTGCTGACCTATTCAAACCTGCGGGAGAAGTACAGCATCACCAAAAGCACCTTTTATCGCTGGAAACGCCAATCTCAGGAGCACCGCAAGAAGGCAGCCACTAGGTATGAAGCCAAGCATTTTCTGCAGGCCTGCTTCCAAAATGGTGACGTTGTCCCACTACAGCATTTTCGACAACTATTCCCTGAAATTTCCCGCTCTACATATTATGCTTGGAAGCATGAAATGCTACAGAGTGCCTTCAACGGACATCCTAACCCTGCTCCAAGGATCTTGGCTTTGCAACAATTTACTACTTGTTGCCAAGAATCAGTTCCAACAGACTTAAGGCCGAAAGAGATCTTCTCATTAGACATTGACCGAAATGGAATTTGTATGCAAGGTGCCAAGAAATACCTGGAAAGATGCATTGCCATGAATACTTTACTACCATACCGCACCTTCAAACGCAGCTTTCCTGGTATCTCTAGATCTACCTACTATAACTGGCGAAGGAAGGCCATCAAGAAGAATCTCAGCTTCCAGATCCCTCAGGAAGCCTCAATCTACCAGGAGGTTTCAACTGAGCTGAAGCCTTACTTGTCTACTGTGACTGGGCACCTAAAGATAGAAGGGGATTTGCCAAGCAGGAAAGGAAAATACTTGTCCAGTATCTTCCACCTTCCATCTCCTCTCTACATTCAAACAAAAATGTTGCGCCATGCTGCCAAAAGGCATGTTCAGAAATGGCATCTTCCCTTCTGTAAATTCCGCCTCCAGTATCCAAGAATTTCTGCAACAACCTACTGGTTCTGGAACAGAACCAAAAATCTTATGAGAAAACAATCACATGCACAAATTGATAAGTCTCTTAAACAACAAGGTCCTCTCTGGCCAGACTCTTCCAAGAAACTGGAAGATGGAGTGTTGAATCCTGTTTCCCAAATGGATGAAACTAGACGCCAATTTGAAAAGAGGTCTCTCAGTCCTTATAATGCCACCATCTCAAGGTGTACTAGACCAGAGCACAGCCCGGATACTCGCATGTTTGTGATGGATGTGATTGCCACGGCACAATTTAAAGCTCAGGCAAAACTATTCCTGCAGCAACGCTTCGCCTCCAAGACTTTCCCATCCTACAAAGAGTTTAACATGCTTTTCCCACACACTGCTCGCTCCACATACTACATGTGGAAACGGGCACTCCATGAAGGGCTGACACTTGTGGATGCCTGA
- the VRTN gene encoding vertnin isoform X2 yields MRNPRMILRQQLVECVLQELQEATECFGLERLTSAAVEAEKMLSSFSLPHVCTRYFQGEMEVDLTAKNLYPEDAPRNMLPLTCKGEGNHLFEAASILLWGNPSLSMELQVRTSVEMLLHRQYYLKGMIDSKVMLQAARFSLCTEESAEMLNLPFSILEAIYDADIKATCFPGTFANMWHVYALASVLHSNIYSIYPMSNLKIRPYFNRLIRPRKCEVEVTTLHIMWSGQRLSRLVFKPQYFVPVVGLEELEPTSPPVELRVQPVKTLELLNSDPLLTYSNLREKYSITKSTFYRWKRQSQEHRKKAATRYEAKHFLQACFQNGDVVPLQHFRQLFPEISRSTYYAWKHEMLQSAFNGHPNPAPRILALQQFTTCCQESVPTDLRPKEIFSLDIDRNGICMQGAKKYLERCIAMNTLLPYRTFKRSFPGISRSTYYNWRRKAIKKNLSFQIPQEASIYQEVSTELKPYLSTVTGHLKIEGDLPSRKGKYLSSIFHLPSPLYIQTKMLRHAAKRHVQKWHLPFCKFRLQYPRISATTYWFWNRTKNLMRKQSHAQIDKSLKQQGPLWPDSSKKLEDGVLNPVSQMDETRRQFEKRSLSPYNATISRCTRPEHSPDTRMFVMDVIATAQFKAQAKLFLQQRFASKTFPSYKEFNMLFPHTARSTYYMWKRALHEGLTLVDA; encoded by the coding sequence GATGATCCTGCGGCAGCAACTGGTTGAGTGTGTACTACAGGAGCTGCAGGAGGCCACTGAATGCTTTGGCTTGGAAAGACTCACTAGTGCAGCTGTGGAAGCTGAGAAAATGTTGTCTTCTTTTTCCCTTCCTCATGTTTGCACCCGATACTTTCAGGGAGAGATGGAAGTTGACCTTACAGCAAAAAATCTCTATCCAGAAGATGCCCCAAGGAATATGCTGCCCCTGACTTGCAAGGGTGAGGGCAATCATTTATTTGAAGCTGCTAGTATACTTCTATGGGGAAACCCAAGTTTGAGCATGGAGTTGCAAGTACGTACATCTGTGGAGATGCTCTTGCACAGACAATATTACCTAAAGGGCATGATTGACTCCAAGGTCATGCTGCAAGCTGCTCGCTTTTCTCTCTGCACAGAGGAGTCAGCTGAGATGCTGAATTTGCCTTTTTCCATTCTGGAAGCAATATATGATGCTGATATTAAGGCCACTTGCTTTCCTGGAACCTTTGCTAACATGTGGCATGTGTATGCACTGGCATCAGTCTTGCATTCCAATATCTACTCCATTTACCCCATGAGTAATCTCAAGATCAGGCCATATTTCAATCGTCTCATACGACCACGAAAGTGTGAGGTGGAGGTTACCACCCTCCACATTATGTGGTCTGGCCAGCGTCTTTCTAGGCTGGTCTTCAAACCACAATATTTTGTCCCAGTGGTAGGGCTAGAGGAACTGGAGCCTACTAGCCCACCTGTGGAGCTCCGTGTCCAGCCAGTGAAGACTTTGGAACTGCTGAACAGTGACCCACTGCTGACCTATTCAAACCTGCGGGAGAAGTACAGCATCACCAAAAGCACCTTTTATCGCTGGAAACGCCAATCTCAGGAGCACCGCAAGAAGGCAGCCACTAGGTATGAAGCCAAGCATTTTCTGCAGGCCTGCTTCCAAAATGGTGACGTTGTCCCACTACAGCATTTTCGACAACTATTCCCTGAAATTTCCCGCTCTACATATTATGCTTGGAAGCATGAAATGCTACAGAGTGCCTTCAACGGACATCCTAACCCTGCTCCAAGGATCTTGGCTTTGCAACAATTTACTACTTGTTGCCAAGAATCAGTTCCAACAGACTTAAGGCCGAAAGAGATCTTCTCATTAGACATTGACCGAAATGGAATTTGTATGCAAGGTGCCAAGAAATACCTGGAAAGATGCATTGCCATGAATACTTTACTACCATACCGCACCTTCAAACGCAGCTTTCCTGGTATCTCTAGATCTACCTACTATAACTGGCGAAGGAAGGCCATCAAGAAGAATCTCAGCTTCCAGATCCCTCAGGAAGCCTCAATCTACCAGGAGGTTTCAACTGAGCTGAAGCCTTACTTGTCTACTGTGACTGGGCACCTAAAGATAGAAGGGGATTTGCCAAGCAGGAAAGGAAAATACTTGTCCAGTATCTTCCACCTTCCATCTCCTCTCTACATTCAAACAAAAATGTTGCGCCATGCTGCCAAAAGGCATGTTCAGAAATGGCATCTTCCCTTCTGTAAATTCCGCCTCCAGTATCCAAGAATTTCTGCAACAACCTACTGGTTCTGGAACAGAACCAAAAATCTTATGAGAAAACAATCACATGCACAAATTGATAAGTCTCTTAAACAACAAGGTCCTCTCTGGCCAGACTCTTCCAAGAAACTGGAAGATGGAGTGTTGAATCCTGTTTCCCAAATGGATGAAACTAGACGCCAATTTGAAAAGAGGTCTCTCAGTCCTTATAATGCCACCATCTCAAGGTGTACTAGACCAGAGCACAGCCCGGATACTCGCATGTTTGTGATGGATGTGATTGCCACGGCACAATTTAAAGCTCAGGCAAAACTATTCCTGCAGCAACGCTTCGCCTCCAAGACTTTCCCATCCTACAAAGAGTTTAACATGCTTTTCCCACACACTGCTCGCTCCACATACTACATGTGGAAACGGGCACTCCATGAAGGGCTGACACTTGTGGATGCCTGA
- the VRTN gene encoding vertnin isoform X1, whose amino-acid sequence MESQAQMILRQQLVECVLQELQEATECFGLERLTSAAVEAEKMLSSFSLPHVCTRYFQGEMEVDLTAKNLYPEDAPRNMLPLTCKGEGNHLFEAASILLWGNPSLSMELQVRTSVEMLLHRQYYLKGMIDSKVMLQAARFSLCTEESAEMLNLPFSILEAIYDADIKATCFPGTFANMWHVYALASVLHSNIYSIYPMSNLKIRPYFNRLIRPRKCEVEVTTLHIMWSGQRLSRLVFKPQYFVPVVGLEELEPTSPPVELRVQPVKTLELLNSDPLLTYSNLREKYSITKSTFYRWKRQSQEHRKKAATRYEAKHFLQACFQNGDVVPLQHFRQLFPEISRSTYYAWKHEMLQSAFNGHPNPAPRILALQQFTTCCQESVPTDLRPKEIFSLDIDRNGICMQGAKKYLERCIAMNTLLPYRTFKRSFPGISRSTYYNWRRKAIKKNLSFQIPQEASIYQEVSTELKPYLSTVTGHLKIEGDLPSRKGKYLSSIFHLPSPLYIQTKMLRHAAKRHVQKWHLPFCKFRLQYPRISATTYWFWNRTKNLMRKQSHAQIDKSLKQQGPLWPDSSKKLEDGVLNPVSQMDETRRQFEKRSLSPYNATISRCTRPEHSPDTRMFVMDVIATAQFKAQAKLFLQQRFASKTFPSYKEFNMLFPHTARSTYYMWKRALHEGLTLVDA is encoded by the coding sequence GATGATCCTGCGGCAGCAACTGGTTGAGTGTGTACTACAGGAGCTGCAGGAGGCCACTGAATGCTTTGGCTTGGAAAGACTCACTAGTGCAGCTGTGGAAGCTGAGAAAATGTTGTCTTCTTTTTCCCTTCCTCATGTTTGCACCCGATACTTTCAGGGAGAGATGGAAGTTGACCTTACAGCAAAAAATCTCTATCCAGAAGATGCCCCAAGGAATATGCTGCCCCTGACTTGCAAGGGTGAGGGCAATCATTTATTTGAAGCTGCTAGTATACTTCTATGGGGAAACCCAAGTTTGAGCATGGAGTTGCAAGTACGTACATCTGTGGAGATGCTCTTGCACAGACAATATTACCTAAAGGGCATGATTGACTCCAAGGTCATGCTGCAAGCTGCTCGCTTTTCTCTCTGCACAGAGGAGTCAGCTGAGATGCTGAATTTGCCTTTTTCCATTCTGGAAGCAATATATGATGCTGATATTAAGGCCACTTGCTTTCCTGGAACCTTTGCTAACATGTGGCATGTGTATGCACTGGCATCAGTCTTGCATTCCAATATCTACTCCATTTACCCCATGAGTAATCTCAAGATCAGGCCATATTTCAATCGTCTCATACGACCACGAAAGTGTGAGGTGGAGGTTACCACCCTCCACATTATGTGGTCTGGCCAGCGTCTTTCTAGGCTGGTCTTCAAACCACAATATTTTGTCCCAGTGGTAGGGCTAGAGGAACTGGAGCCTACTAGCCCACCTGTGGAGCTCCGTGTCCAGCCAGTGAAGACTTTGGAACTGCTGAACAGTGACCCACTGCTGACCTATTCAAACCTGCGGGAGAAGTACAGCATCACCAAAAGCACCTTTTATCGCTGGAAACGCCAATCTCAGGAGCACCGCAAGAAGGCAGCCACTAGGTATGAAGCCAAGCATTTTCTGCAGGCCTGCTTCCAAAATGGTGACGTTGTCCCACTACAGCATTTTCGACAACTATTCCCTGAAATTTCCCGCTCTACATATTATGCTTGGAAGCATGAAATGCTACAGAGTGCCTTCAACGGACATCCTAACCCTGCTCCAAGGATCTTGGCTTTGCAACAATTTACTACTTGTTGCCAAGAATCAGTTCCAACAGACTTAAGGCCGAAAGAGATCTTCTCATTAGACATTGACCGAAATGGAATTTGTATGCAAGGTGCCAAGAAATACCTGGAAAGATGCATTGCCATGAATACTTTACTACCATACCGCACCTTCAAACGCAGCTTTCCTGGTATCTCTAGATCTACCTACTATAACTGGCGAAGGAAGGCCATCAAGAAGAATCTCAGCTTCCAGATCCCTCAGGAAGCCTCAATCTACCAGGAGGTTTCAACTGAGCTGAAGCCTTACTTGTCTACTGTGACTGGGCACCTAAAGATAGAAGGGGATTTGCCAAGCAGGAAAGGAAAATACTTGTCCAGTATCTTCCACCTTCCATCTCCTCTCTACATTCAAACAAAAATGTTGCGCCATGCTGCCAAAAGGCATGTTCAGAAATGGCATCTTCCCTTCTGTAAATTCCGCCTCCAGTATCCAAGAATTTCTGCAACAACCTACTGGTTCTGGAACAGAACCAAAAATCTTATGAGAAAACAATCACATGCACAAATTGATAAGTCTCTTAAACAACAAGGTCCTCTCTGGCCAGACTCTTCCAAGAAACTGGAAGATGGAGTGTTGAATCCTGTTTCCCAAATGGATGAAACTAGACGCCAATTTGAAAAGAGGTCTCTCAGTCCTTATAATGCCACCATCTCAAGGTGTACTAGACCAGAGCACAGCCCGGATACTCGCATGTTTGTGATGGATGTGATTGCCACGGCACAATTTAAAGCTCAGGCAAAACTATTCCTGCAGCAACGCTTCGCCTCCAAGACTTTCCCATCCTACAAAGAGTTTAACATGCTTTTCCCACACACTGCTCGCTCCACATACTACATGTGGAAACGGGCACTCCATGAAGGGCTGACACTTGTGGATGCCTGA